Proteins encoded in a region of the Pseudomonas viciae genome:
- a CDS encoding LysR family transcriptional regulator — MDRFDAMQAFARVVEAGSFTKAAETLHMSKTTVTQLVQQLEARLRVKLLNRTTRKVNVTADGAVYYERVIRLLADMDDAETSLSSAQASPRGRLRVDVPSPLAALILVPALPAFYARYPDIQIDLGVSDRIVDMIDENVDCVVRGGELTDQSLIARRVGDLALGVFAAPSYLARVGTPAHPLELEDSPHRVVGFLWARTGKAVPYAMHNHAEHLHIKGRYALAVDDGNAYLAAGLAGLGVLWLPKYMSKAHEAQGELVPLFEDWRLEPMPLYVAYPPNRHISAKLRVFIEWVVELMAQHAPVEAKGRAE, encoded by the coding sequence ATGGATCGTTTTGATGCGATGCAAGCGTTCGCACGAGTCGTGGAGGCGGGCAGTTTCACCAAGGCGGCTGAAACCCTGCACATGAGCAAGACCACCGTGACCCAACTGGTGCAGCAGCTTGAAGCACGGCTGCGGGTCAAGCTGCTCAACCGCACCACACGCAAGGTCAATGTCACCGCCGACGGCGCCGTCTATTACGAACGGGTGATCCGGCTGCTGGCCGACATGGACGATGCCGAGACCAGCCTGTCCAGCGCGCAAGCGTCGCCCAGGGGCCGCTTGCGGGTGGACGTACCGAGCCCGCTGGCCGCCCTGATCCTGGTGCCGGCGTTACCGGCATTCTACGCCCGCTACCCGGACATCCAGATCGACCTGGGCGTGAGCGATCGCATCGTCGACATGATCGATGAAAACGTCGATTGCGTGGTACGTGGCGGCGAGCTGACGGATCAATCACTGATCGCCCGACGCGTCGGCGACCTGGCCCTGGGCGTGTTTGCCGCACCGAGCTACCTGGCGCGCGTGGGCACGCCAGCGCATCCGCTGGAACTGGAAGATTCCCCGCATCGCGTCGTCGGTTTCCTCTGGGCGCGCACCGGCAAAGCCGTGCCTTACGCTATGCACAACCACGCCGAGCATCTGCACATCAAAGGCCGCTATGCACTGGCCGTCGACGATGGCAACGCCTACCTCGCGGCTGGCTTGGCCGGGTTGGGTGTGCTCTGGCTGCCTAAGTACATGTCCAAGGCTCATGAAGCGCAAGGTGAGTTGGTGCCGCTGTTCGAAGACTGGCGCCTCGAGCCGATGCCGCTTTATGTGGCCTATCCCCCGAACCGGCATATCAGT
- a CDS encoding RidA family protein: MTQRDVVFPAGRQALYERNRYSPAIRSNGFLFVSGQVGSTEDGSPEPDLEDQVRLAFNNLKAILAAAGCSFDDVIDVTVFIVDPESIFERIWKVVPEFWGDAPHPTLTGVGVTWLYGFQFEIKVIAKLPE, encoded by the coding sequence ATGACGCAGCGTGATGTAGTTTTCCCAGCCGGACGCCAGGCGCTTTATGAGCGTAATCGTTATTCGCCGGCTATTCGCTCCAATGGCTTTCTGTTCGTCTCGGGGCAAGTCGGCAGTACCGAAGACGGCTCGCCGGAACCCGATCTGGAAGACCAGGTCCGACTGGCATTCAACAACCTGAAGGCGATTCTCGCCGCTGCCGGCTGCAGCTTTGACGATGTGATCGATGTCACGGTCTTTATTGTCGATCCCGAGTCGATATTCGAGCGGATCTGGAAAGTCGTGCCTGAATTCTGGGGTGACGCACCGCATCCGACGCTGACTGGGGTGGGGGTGACGTGGTTGTATGGTTTTCAGTTTGAAATCAAGGTGATTGCCAAATTGCCTGAGTGA